The following are encoded in a window of Amycolatopsis lexingtonensis genomic DNA:
- a CDS encoding response regulator transcription factor — protein MTVRVLLVEDDAGVAGALAESLHARGHPVTSVGRGADALHRHRDAELVLLDLGLPDLDGLDVLRKIRAVSPVPVIVLTARGDERSVVRGLRLGADDYLTKPVRLAELLARMDAVVRRAVARDVPAGDVVRVEDVEIDLGARRVLVAGQDAGLTTKEFEILAVLAARPGTAVSRQQLMDEVWGDAYLAVSRSLDVHLTGLRAKLDRPGLLTTIRGFGYRLGRD, from the coding sequence ATGACCGTGCGCGTGCTCCTCGTCGAAGACGACGCGGGTGTCGCCGGCGCGCTCGCCGAGTCGCTGCACGCGCGCGGTCATCCCGTCACCAGCGTCGGCCGCGGGGCCGACGCCCTGCACCGCCACCGCGACGCCGAGCTCGTGCTCCTGGACCTCGGGCTGCCCGACCTCGACGGCCTGGACGTCCTCCGCAAGATCCGGGCGGTCTCGCCGGTCCCGGTCATCGTCCTGACCGCCCGCGGCGACGAGCGGTCCGTCGTCCGCGGGCTGCGGCTCGGCGCCGACGACTACCTGACCAAGCCGGTACGGCTCGCCGAGCTGCTGGCGCGGATGGACGCCGTCGTGCGGCGCGCGGTCGCCCGGGACGTACCAGCCGGGGACGTCGTGCGCGTCGAGGACGTCGAGATCGACCTCGGGGCCCGCCGGGTGCTCGTCGCCGGGCAGGACGCCGGGCTCACCACCAAGGAGTTCGAGATCCTCGCCGTGCTCGCGGCCCGGCCCGGCACCGCGGTCAGCCGCCAGCAGCTGATGGACGAGGTCTGGGGCGACGCCTACCTCGCGGTGTCGCGCTCGCTCGACGTCCACCTGACCGGCCTGCGCGCGAAACTCGACCGGCCCGGGCTGCTCACCACCATCCGCGGCTTCGGCTACCGGCTCGGCCGGGACTGA
- a CDS encoding sensor histidine kinase: MRARLLVVLVALALAVVAAFAVPLLTATAEQRTQQLVISRTADVDRFVVLAQQAVDTRDPAALAADAARYAELYGEGVVIVDARRVPLVQAGGLTAADPAVHALVEATMRNEPAPRVDGLSPWSAEPAYFARPVGTATRVSGVVVLRASVTAAAADVATRWGTIGAGALLVAVVFVLLAVVLARWMVRPLHELETGVLAVAAGHRAHVPERAGPRELRSLAAEVNRMSEAVLEAADQQHRLVADASHQLRNPMAALRLRVDSLAHQVEGDGATYRATVAEVERLEKLLDGLLALALAESTATRVAAGGADEACDLASVLAERVDAWRPAADDAGAVLVPPPGHDEPVTVRCPEGELAQILDVLLDNAVHYAGRGAKITTDWKAGAETATLVVRDDGPGLSTEDRARATERFWRAGGEGAPRGTGLGLAIAHQQVRTRGGVMELRQALPRGLEVRVTLPLQEGP; this comes from the coding sequence GTGCGCGCCCGGCTGCTGGTGGTCCTGGTGGCCCTCGCGCTCGCGGTCGTCGCCGCGTTCGCCGTGCCGCTGCTGACCGCCACCGCGGAGCAGCGCACCCAGCAGCTGGTCATCTCCCGCACCGCCGACGTCGACCGGTTCGTCGTGCTGGCCCAGCAGGCCGTGGACACCCGCGACCCGGCGGCCCTCGCGGCCGACGCGGCGCGCTACGCCGAGCTCTACGGCGAAGGCGTGGTCATCGTCGACGCCCGGCGCGTCCCGCTGGTGCAGGCGGGCGGGCTGACCGCGGCCGACCCGGCGGTGCACGCGCTGGTGGAAGCGACCATGCGCAACGAGCCGGCGCCGCGCGTCGACGGGCTCTCGCCGTGGTCGGCCGAACCCGCCTACTTCGCCCGCCCGGTCGGCACCGCCACCCGCGTCTCCGGCGTGGTCGTGCTGCGCGCGTCGGTGACGGCGGCGGCCGCGGACGTCGCCACCCGCTGGGGCACCATCGGCGCCGGGGCGCTGCTGGTCGCGGTGGTGTTCGTGCTGCTGGCAGTGGTGCTCGCCCGGTGGATGGTGCGGCCGCTGCACGAGCTGGAGACCGGCGTACTGGCCGTCGCCGCCGGGCACCGCGCGCACGTCCCGGAACGCGCCGGGCCGCGCGAGCTGCGGTCGCTGGCGGCCGAGGTCAACCGGATGTCCGAAGCCGTCCTCGAGGCCGCCGACCAGCAGCACCGGCTCGTCGCCGACGCCTCGCACCAGCTGCGGAACCCGATGGCCGCGCTGCGGCTGCGCGTCGACTCGCTCGCCCACCAGGTCGAAGGCGACGGCGCCACCTACCGGGCCACCGTGGCCGAGGTCGAACGCCTGGAGAAGCTCCTCGACGGGCTGCTGGCCCTCGCGCTCGCCGAGAGCACCGCGACGCGCGTCGCGGCCGGCGGCGCCGACGAGGCGTGCGACCTCGCGTCCGTGCTCGCCGAACGCGTCGACGCCTGGCGCCCGGCCGCCGACGACGCCGGTGCGGTGCTCGTGCCGCCCCCGGGCCACGATGAGCCGGTCACCGTGCGCTGCCCGGAAGGCGAACTCGCGCAGATCCTCGACGTGCTGCTCGACAACGCCGTCCACTACGCCGGTCGCGGCGCGAAGATCACGACGGACTGGAAAGCCGGTGCGGAAACCGCGACCCTCGTCGTCCGCGACGACGGCCCCGGACTGTCCACTGAGGACCGGGCGCGGGCCACCGAACGGTTCTGGCGCGCGGGCGGCGAAGGCGCCCCGCGCGGCACCGGCCTCGGGCTGGCCATCGCGCACCAGCAGGTGCGCACCCGCGGCGGTGTCATGGAACTGCGCCAGGCCCTCCCCCGAGGCCTGGAAGTCCGGGTCACGCTGCCGCTGCAGGAGGGGCCATGA
- a CDS encoding TAXI family TRAP transporter solute-binding subunit — protein sequence MTTTRRTALLGGLGLALAGCSTAGYRGPERTVTIAAGERGGFYLAFAELLAAELSRAEPLLHATAVPTEASVANVGLVHQGQADLGLVLTDVAQTALNGAPPFGAKVPLLALGRVYENYLQLVVRADGPVRRLADLAGRPVSLGAGGSGAAQLGERLFAKAGVAVDARHLLFDDAVRALAGRRIDAMLWSGGVPTPKLAELTRTTPISLLPLDSVVPALRATYGPVYDQVQVPDGAYRGVGALGTIGVANLLVCSPALPGDVAAAVIRLLVERATALVPAEAVGTQFLDVRTLIGTQPVPLQPGAAAAYRALHG from the coding sequence ATGACCACCACGCGGCGCACCGCCCTGCTCGGCGGCCTCGGGCTCGCGCTGGCCGGGTGTTCGACGGCCGGGTACCGCGGCCCGGAGCGGACGGTCACCATCGCGGCCGGCGAACGCGGCGGCTTCTACCTCGCCTTCGCCGAACTGCTCGCGGCCGAGCTCAGCCGCGCGGAACCGCTGCTGCACGCCACTGCTGTGCCGACCGAGGCCAGCGTCGCGAACGTCGGCCTCGTCCACCAGGGGCAGGCCGACCTCGGGTTGGTGCTCACCGACGTCGCGCAGACGGCGTTGAACGGCGCTCCGCCTTTCGGCGCGAAGGTGCCGCTGCTCGCGCTCGGCCGGGTCTACGAGAACTACCTGCAGCTGGTGGTGCGCGCGGACGGGCCGGTGCGCCGCCTGGCCGACCTCGCCGGCCGTCCGGTGTCGCTGGGCGCGGGCGGTTCGGGCGCCGCCCAGCTCGGCGAGCGCCTGTTCGCGAAGGCCGGGGTCGCGGTCGACGCCCGGCACCTGCTGTTCGACGACGCCGTCCGCGCGCTGGCCGGCCGCCGGATCGACGCCATGCTGTGGTCCGGCGGCGTGCCGACGCCCAAGCTCGCCGAACTCACCCGCACCACCCCGATCTCGCTGCTGCCCCTGGATTCGGTGGTGCCCGCGCTGCGCGCCACGTACGGCCCGGTGTACGACCAGGTCCAGGTGCCCGACGGCGCGTACCGCGGGGTCGGCGCGCTGGGCACGATCGGCGTCGCGAACCTGCTGGTCTGCTCCCCCGCGCTGCCCGGCGACGTCGCCGCGGCGGTCATCCGGCTGCTCGTCGAACGGGCCACCGCGCTGGTGCCCGCCGAAGCCGTCGGAACGCAGTTCCTTGACGTGCGCACGCTGATCGGCACGCAGCCGGTCCCCCTGCAGCCGGGTGCGGCGGCCGCGTACCGGGCGCTGCACGGCTGA
- a CDS encoding acyl-CoA thioesterase has protein sequence MTEPRRPIVEMPLRVRYHECDGQGIVFNAHYLAYVDMCAFEAEKALFGSHDEFLAHRVDVVVAEANLKFRAPARYDEELVVSQYLNHLGTTSLIFDFEIHRGETLVQAANVRYVFIDPATLRPTPPPDAVRKVYAALLED, from the coding sequence GTGACCGAACCCCGCCGACCGATCGTCGAGATGCCGCTGCGCGTGCGCTACCACGAGTGCGACGGCCAGGGCATCGTCTTCAACGCCCACTACCTGGCCTATGTGGACATGTGCGCGTTCGAGGCGGAGAAGGCGCTGTTCGGTTCGCACGACGAGTTCCTCGCCCACCGCGTCGACGTCGTGGTCGCGGAGGCGAACCTGAAGTTCCGCGCGCCCGCGCGCTACGACGAAGAACTCGTCGTTTCGCAGTACCTGAACCACCTCGGCACGACGTCGCTGATCTTCGACTTCGAGATCCACCGCGGCGAGACGCTCGTGCAGGCGGCGAACGTCCGCTACGTCTTCATCGATCCGGCGACCCTGCGCCCGACACCGCCACCCGACGCGGTCCGCAAGGTCTACGCGGCCCTGCTCGAAGACTGA
- a CDS encoding tRNA (cytidine(34)-2'-O)-methyltransferase: protein MFRVLFYHPEIPPNTGNAIRLAANTGCELHLVEPLGFTLEDKQLRRAGLDYHDLARVHVHASLSAAWEVLLPAKVYAFSAAATRLYTDVAYGPGDVLLFGPESVGLSASVQEAPEVTDRVRLPMLPTSRSLNLANTAAITVYEAWRQNGFAGTD, encoded by the coding sequence GTGTTCCGCGTTCTCTTCTACCACCCCGAAATCCCGCCGAACACGGGCAACGCGATCCGCCTGGCCGCCAACACCGGCTGCGAGCTGCACCTGGTCGAGCCGTTGGGGTTCACGTTGGAGGACAAGCAGTTGCGCCGCGCGGGGCTCGACTACCACGACCTCGCCCGGGTGCACGTCCACGCTTCGCTGTCCGCCGCTTGGGAAGTGCTGCTGCCGGCGAAGGTGTACGCGTTCAGTGCGGCGGCGACCCGGCTGTACACGGATGTCGCGTACGGGCCGGGAGACGTGCTGCTGTTCGGGCCCGAGTCGGTCGGGCTGTCGGCGTCGGTGCAGGAGGCGCCCGAGGTGACCGACCGCGTGCGGCTGCCGATGCTGCCGACCAGCCGGTCGCTGAACCTGGCCAACACAGCGGCGATCACGGTCTACGAAGCCTGGCGGCAGAACGGCTTCGCGGGTACTGACTAG
- the fxsT gene encoding FxSxx-COOH system tetratricopeptide repeat protein: MAVGEQARRVFLSHTSELGEWPKPRSFVAAAKDAVAAAGDAVVDMSAFTARDATPEQLDQEMLAEADIYVLIAGFRYGTPVRGRPEVSYCEQEFEIATATGMERLVFVLAEDTEGPPALIRDLEYGARQEAFRKRLPDSGLTITKVSSPHELATKLERALNRVPRSREASKLAGRISNIPARTATFTGRDELLAGLRAALSSGQPAVVQALNGMGGVGKTTTAIEYAHRYAEDYDVAWWIPAEDPALVTSHLVDLAQALDLATEKDSPAVVLARLRGALQSRGRWLVVFDNAEDPAALRPLLPAGDGHVIITSRNPDWDDIGAALPVREFSRPESVQLLRTRCSRLSETDADRIAEAVGDLPLAVNQAARLLATSSLTVERYLELLVERGHELMGRHEKGSGYPVSLAAAWTVSFDQLARENPAALNILTLVAWLAPEPVPLTLLTHQQGDGGAAARDPLAFADVTAALRSRGMAEVTTTTIQLHRVPAALLRARTRDDVVTEDDRDSTWPVTAVRLLDAGLPDNPWVNPPSWPRWRELLPHLLVVCDPHRAWQPAAGEVAYLLDRTASYLHTRGEPRAALPLLQRAYVLRRDLLGEDHPHTLITASNLALALGSLGEHEQARELNEDTLARSRRVLGHDDPSTLTTASNLALALGSLGEHLRARELNEDTLARRRRVLGDDHPDTLSTANNLVVDLGSLGEHLRARELNEDTLARRRRVLGDDHPHTLISANRLAADLRDVGELQQARELHEDTLARAKRVLGDDHPDTLIDASHLAADLRALGEHQRARDLDEDTLARAKRVLGEDHPDTLILAGNLAADLSNLGEHQRARELNEDILARRKRVLGNDD; encoded by the coding sequence TTGGCAGTCGGGGAGCAGGCGCGGCGGGTGTTCCTCAGCCACACCAGCGAGCTGGGCGAGTGGCCGAAGCCGCGGTCGTTCGTGGCAGCGGCGAAGGACGCGGTGGCCGCGGCGGGGGATGCGGTGGTGGACATGTCCGCCTTTACCGCCCGGGACGCGACACCCGAGCAACTCGACCAGGAGATGCTGGCCGAGGCCGACATCTACGTCCTGATCGCCGGGTTTCGGTACGGCACACCGGTGCGGGGCCGTCCGGAGGTCTCCTACTGCGAGCAGGAATTCGAGATCGCCACCGCCACCGGCATGGAGCGGCTGGTGTTCGTGCTGGCCGAGGACACCGAAGGACCACCGGCGCTGATCCGGGACCTGGAGTACGGGGCCCGGCAGGAGGCGTTCCGCAAACGGCTGCCAGACAGCGGTCTCACCATCACCAAGGTGTCCTCGCCCCACGAACTGGCGACCAAGCTGGAGCGGGCGCTGAATCGGGTCCCACGTTCCCGAGAGGCATCGAAGCTCGCCGGCCGGATCTCGAACATCCCCGCCCGCACGGCTACGTTCACCGGCCGCGACGAGCTGCTGGCCGGGCTGCGGGCGGCGTTGTCTTCGGGGCAGCCGGCGGTGGTTCAGGCGCTCAACGGGATGGGCGGGGTCGGCAAGACCACCACCGCGATCGAATACGCCCATCGCTACGCCGAGGACTACGACGTGGCCTGGTGGATTCCCGCCGAAGACCCGGCTCTCGTCACCAGCCACCTGGTCGATCTCGCCCAGGCGCTGGATCTGGCGACCGAGAAGGACTCGCCCGCTGTCGTACTGGCCCGGTTGCGCGGGGCACTGCAGTCGCGCGGGCGGTGGCTGGTGGTGTTCGACAACGCCGAAGACCCCGCGGCCCTGCGACCGCTGCTGCCCGCCGGGGACGGGCACGTGATCATCACCTCGCGGAACCCCGACTGGGACGACATCGGTGCCGCGTTGCCGGTGCGGGAATTCAGTCGTCCCGAGTCGGTGCAGTTGCTGCGAACCCGCTGTTCCCGGCTCAGCGAAACCGACGCTGACCGTATTGCCGAGGCCGTCGGCGACCTGCCCCTGGCCGTCAACCAGGCAGCACGCCTGCTGGCCACAAGCAGCCTGACCGTCGAGAGATACCTCGAACTGCTCGTCGAGCGCGGCCATGAACTGATGGGCCGCCACGAGAAGGGCAGCGGCTACCCCGTCTCGCTGGCCGCGGCGTGGACGGTGTCGTTCGACCAGCTCGCCCGGGAGAATCCCGCCGCGCTGAACATCCTCACCTTGGTGGCGTGGCTGGCCCCTGAGCCGGTGCCGCTCACGTTGCTGACCCATCAGCAGGGCGATGGCGGGGCCGCTGCGCGGGATCCGCTGGCCTTCGCCGACGTCACGGCCGCCCTGCGCAGCCGCGGCATGGCCGAGGTCACCACCACGACCATCCAGCTCCACCGGGTCCCCGCCGCCCTGCTGCGGGCCCGCACCCGCGACGACGTCGTTACCGAGGACGACCGAGACTCGACCTGGCCGGTCACCGCAGTCCGGCTGCTAGACGCTGGTCTGCCCGACAATCCGTGGGTCAACCCGCCGAGCTGGCCGCGCTGGCGAGAGCTGCTCCCGCATCTGCTGGTCGTGTGTGATCCCCACCGCGCATGGCAGCCGGCAGCGGGCGAAGTCGCCTACTTGCTCGACCGCACCGCGTCCTACCTTCACACCCGTGGTGAGCCCCGCGCCGCACTGCCACTACTTCAGCGGGCGTACGTACTTCGCAGGGATCTCCTCGGCGAGGACCACCCCCACACTCTCATCACCGCCAGCAACCTCGCCCTCGCCCTCGGCAGCCTGGGCGAGCATGAGCAGGCTCGTGAGCTCAATGAAGACACCCTCGCTCGCAGCCGACGCGTCCTCGGCCACGACGACCCCAGTACCCTCACCACCGCCAGCAACCTCGCCCTCGCCCTCGGCAGCTTGGGCGAGCATCTGCGGGCTCGTGAGCTGAACGAGGACACTCTCGCTCGCCGCCGACGCGTGCTCGGCGACGACCACCCCGACACCCTCAGCACCGCCAACAACCTCGTCGTCGACCTCGGCAGCTTGGGCGAGCATCTGCGGGCTCGTGAGCTGAACGAGGACACTCTCGCTCGCCGCCGACGCGTGCTCGGCGACGACCACCCCCACACCCTCATCTCCGCCAACAGACTCGCCGCCGACCTCAGGGACGTAGGCGAACTCCAGCAGGCCCGCGAACTGCACGAAGATACCCTCGCCCGCGCCAAACGGGTCCTCGGCGATGACCACCCCGACACCCTCATCGACGCCAGCCACCTCGCCGCCGACCTCCGGGCGCTTGGCGAACACCAGCGGGCCCGCGACCTGGACGAAGATACCCTCGCCCGCGCCAAACGTGTCCTCGGTGAGGACCACCCCGACACCCTCATCCTCGCCGGCAACCTCGCCGCCGACCTCAGCAACCTGGGCGAGCATCAGCGGGCCCGTGAGCTGAACGAAGACATCCTCGCCCGCCGCAAGCGCGTCCTCGGCAACGACGACTAG
- a CDS encoding VWA domain-containing protein, producing the protein MSLTGFTAPWWFLLLIAVAAVAVGYVLAQRARRKRTMRFANLDLLERVAPKSQGWVRHVPAVLIVLSLLLLTVALAGPTAEQKVPRNRATVMLVIDVSLSMEATDVAPTRLKAAQDAATQFAQNMTPGINLGLISFAGTATVLVNPTTDRNGVIKAIENLKLAQSTATGEGIFAALQSVESFSSVVGGADGPPPARIVLMSDGKQTVPEDLYAARGGYTAAQAAKQAGVPISSISFGTTHGSVDIDGKAQPVSVDDESLREIARLSGGDFYKAASAEELKKVYGDLGEQIGYEIKDADASKPWVVVGTLILMIGAAASLFFGQRLP; encoded by the coding sequence GTGAGTTTGACGGGCTTCACGGCGCCGTGGTGGTTCCTGCTCCTGATCGCCGTGGCCGCGGTCGCCGTCGGGTACGTGCTCGCCCAGCGGGCGCGGCGGAAGCGGACCATGCGGTTCGCGAACCTCGACCTCCTCGAACGGGTCGCGCCGAAGAGCCAGGGCTGGGTCCGGCACGTGCCTGCGGTGCTGATCGTGCTGTCGCTCCTGCTGCTCACCGTGGCGCTGGCCGGGCCGACCGCCGAGCAGAAGGTGCCGCGCAACCGGGCCACCGTGATGCTGGTGATCGACGTTTCGCTGTCGATGGAGGCCACCGACGTCGCCCCGACGCGGCTGAAGGCGGCGCAGGACGCGGCCACGCAGTTCGCGCAGAACATGACGCCGGGGATCAACCTGGGCCTGATCTCGTTCGCGGGCACGGCGACGGTGCTGGTCAACCCGACCACGGACCGCAACGGCGTGATCAAGGCGATCGAGAACCTGAAGCTGGCGCAGTCGACGGCGACCGGTGAGGGCATCTTCGCGGCCCTGCAGTCGGTGGAGAGCTTCTCCAGCGTCGTGGGCGGGGCCGACGGACCGCCGCCCGCCCGGATAGTGCTGATGTCGGACGGCAAGCAGACGGTGCCGGAGGACCTGTACGCGGCGCGCGGCGGCTACACGGCGGCGCAGGCGGCGAAGCAGGCGGGCGTCCCGATCTCGTCGATTTCGTTCGGCACCACGCACGGCTCGGTCGACATCGACGGCAAGGCCCAGCCGGTGAGCGTCGACGACGAGTCACTGCGCGAGATCGCGCGGCTTTCGGGCGGCGACTTCTACAAGGCGGCCAGCGCCGAGGAACTGAAGAAGGTCTACGGGGACCTCGGCGAGCAGATCGGCTACGAGATCAAGGACGCCGACGCGAGCAAGCCGTGGGTGGTCGTGGGCACGCTGATCCTGATGATCGGCGCGGCGGCCAGCCTGTTCTTCGGGCAGAGACTCCCGTGA
- a CDS encoding DUF58 domain-containing protein, whose protein sequence is MAKNEKGARPSWAPPVLRGDRMEAGLRTLELDVRRRLDGLLQGNHLGLVPGPGSEPGEARPYQPGDDVRRMDWAVTARTTTPHIRETVADRELETWVVADLSASLDFGTALCEKRDLVVCAVAAVAHLTGGGGNRIGALVSTGADTTRIPARGGLAHARGLVRKLAETPRAAEGTRGDFAQALEALRRPPRRRGLAVVISDFLGDTSWERPLRALGGRHELIAIEVLDPRDVDLPEVGTVVLADPETGKQREVHASALLRKEFGAAAHAHRQKVAAGLRRAGAAHLTLRTDADWIADMVRFVVARKRRWSGGVA, encoded by the coding sequence ATGGCGAAGAACGAGAAGGGCGCACGCCCTTCGTGGGCGCCGCCGGTGCTGCGCGGCGACCGGATGGAGGCCGGGCTCCGGACCCTGGAGCTCGACGTCCGCCGTCGGCTCGACGGGCTGCTGCAGGGCAACCACCTCGGCCTCGTGCCGGGGCCGGGCTCCGAGCCCGGTGAAGCCCGCCCGTACCAGCCCGGTGACGACGTCCGCCGGATGGACTGGGCGGTCACCGCCCGCACCACGACCCCGCACATCCGCGAGACCGTGGCCGACCGCGAGCTGGAGACGTGGGTCGTCGCCGACCTGTCGGCGAGCCTCGACTTCGGCACGGCGCTGTGCGAGAAGCGCGACCTGGTGGTCTGCGCGGTCGCGGCGGTCGCCCACCTGACCGGGGGCGGCGGCAACCGGATCGGCGCGCTGGTCTCCACCGGCGCGGACACCACCCGCATCCCGGCGCGCGGCGGCCTCGCCCACGCGCGCGGGCTGGTGCGGAAGCTGGCCGAGACACCGCGTGCGGCCGAGGGCACCCGGGGCGACTTCGCCCAGGCGCTGGAGGCCCTGCGCCGTCCGCCGCGCCGGCGTGGCCTTGCCGTGGTGATCTCCGACTTCCTGGGCGACACGTCCTGGGAGCGGCCGCTGCGGGCCCTGGGCGGGCGCCACGAACTGATCGCGATCGAAGTCCTCGACCCGCGCGACGTCGACCTGCCCGAGGTGGGCACCGTCGTGCTGGCCGACCCGGAGACAGGGAAACAGCGCGAAGTGCACGCTTCGGCCTTGCTGCGCAAGGAGTTCGGGGCCGCGGCCCACGCCCACCGGCAGAAGGTGGCGGCCGGCCTGCGCCGCGCGGGTGCGGCGCACCTGACGCTGCGCACGGACGCCGACTGGATCGCCGACATGGTGCGGTTCGTCGTCGCCCGCAAGCGGCGCTGGTCCGGGGGTGTCGCGTGA
- a CDS encoding AAA family ATPase: MTEPGYAEGGNGQQATPARDAQLLERTVFEVKRIIVGQDRLVERMLVGLLAKGHLLLEGVPGVAKTLAVETFARVVGGSFSRVQFTPDLVPADILGTRIYRQGAERFDVELGPVVANFVLADEINRAPAKVQSAMLEVMAERHVSIGGQTFPMPDPFLVLATQNPIENEGVYPLPEAQRDRFLFKIQVEYPSAEEEREIIYRMGVTPPTPHEVLSPAELVRLQGVASQVFVHHALVDYVVRLVLTTRTPNEHGLADVAGWVSYGASPRASLGIIAAARALALVRGRDYVLPQDVVDVVPDVLRHRLVLSYDALADGVPIDHIITRVLQTVPLPQVSARPQGGAGQGGPVPAGAPVR; the protein is encoded by the coding sequence GTGACCGAGCCCGGCTACGCCGAGGGCGGGAACGGCCAGCAGGCGACACCGGCGCGGGACGCCCAGTTGCTGGAGCGGACCGTGTTCGAGGTCAAGCGGATCATCGTCGGCCAGGACCGCCTGGTCGAGCGGATGCTGGTCGGCCTGCTGGCCAAGGGCCACCTGCTGCTCGAAGGTGTGCCCGGCGTGGCGAAGACCCTCGCCGTCGAGACGTTCGCGCGGGTCGTCGGGGGCTCGTTCTCCCGCGTCCAGTTCACGCCCGACCTGGTGCCCGCCGACATCCTCGGCACCCGGATCTACCGCCAGGGCGCCGAGCGGTTCGACGTCGAACTCGGCCCGGTCGTGGCGAACTTCGTCCTCGCCGACGAGATCAACCGCGCGCCCGCGAAGGTGCAGTCGGCGATGCTCGAGGTGATGGCCGAGCGGCACGTGTCGATCGGCGGGCAGACGTTCCCGATGCCCGACCCGTTCCTCGTGCTCGCCACCCAGAACCCGATCGAGAACGAAGGCGTGTACCCGCTGCCCGAAGCGCAGCGTGACCGCTTCCTGTTCAAGATCCAGGTCGAGTACCCCTCGGCCGAGGAGGAGCGCGAGATCATCTACCGGATGGGCGTCACCCCGCCCACCCCGCACGAGGTGCTCAGCCCGGCCGAGCTGGTCCGGCTGCAGGGCGTCGCGTCGCAGGTGTTCGTGCACCACGCGCTGGTCGACTACGTCGTGCGGCTCGTGCTGACCACCCGCACGCCGAACGAGCACGGCCTCGCCGACGTCGCCGGCTGGGTGTCCTACGGTGCCTCGCCGCGCGCGAGCCTCGGCATCATCGCCGCCGCCCGGGCGCTGGCACTGGTCCGCGGGCGCGACTACGTGCTGCCGCAGGACGTCGTCGACGTCGTGCCGGACGTGCTGCGCCACCGGCTCGTGCTGTCCTACGACGCGCTGGCCGACGGCGTGCCGATCGACCACATCATCACGCGCGTGCTGCAGACCGTGCCGTTGCCGCAGGTCTCGGCCCGGCCGCAGGGCGGGGCCGGCCAGGGTGGCCCGGTCCCGGCGGGCGCGCCGGTCAGGTAA
- the mobA gene encoding molybdenum cofactor guanylyltransferase, translating to MRYAGIVLAGGSASRLSGVDKPALSVGGKPLLTRAIHALDGAERVIVVGPRRPGFDVVWTREPVPGTGPVAALAAGLAFVPDDVEAVVVLAADLPGVRQSTVDRLVAGIGDGDGAVLVDAGGSRQWLLGAWQVAALRAALPEQVENAALRRVLGGLSVTEVPAELGEADDIDTPEDLERHR from the coding sequence ATGCGGTACGCGGGGATCGTGCTGGCCGGGGGTTCGGCCAGCAGACTGTCCGGTGTGGACAAGCCGGCGCTGTCGGTGGGTGGCAAACCACTGCTGACCCGCGCGATCCACGCCCTCGACGGCGCGGAACGCGTGATCGTGGTCGGCCCCCGGCGCCCCGGCTTCGACGTCGTGTGGACGCGCGAACCGGTGCCCGGCACCGGCCCCGTCGCGGCACTGGCCGCCGGCCTCGCGTTCGTCCCGGACGACGTCGAGGCGGTCGTCGTGCTGGCGGCCGACCTCCCGGGCGTCCGCCAGTCCACTGTGGACCGCTTGGTCGCTGGAATCGGCGACGGCGACGGCGCGGTCCTGGTGGACGCCGGCGGGTCCCGGCAGTGGCTGCTGGGCGCGTGGCAGGTCGCGGCGCTGCGGGCGGCGCTGCCCGAGCAAGTGGAGAACGCGGCGCTGCGGCGGGTGCTCGGCGGGCTGAGCGTCACCGAGGTGCCGGCCGAACTGGGCGAAGCGGACGACATCGACACGCCGGAGGACCTCGAACGGCACCGCTGA
- a CDS encoding DUF1801 domain-containing protein — protein MSYTVEPRVDAYIDALPDWQQAICREVRELVHAADPEVTETIKRTRQPYFVLEGNICALLAAKDHVNVFVYDGGIVPDPEGIITAGHGNKTARTVAFREGEPINAPALTAMFRQIIANNRAGGWRKLKREQA, from the coding sequence GTGTCCTACACCGTCGAACCCCGCGTGGACGCCTACATCGACGCCCTGCCGGACTGGCAGCAGGCGATCTGCCGCGAGGTCCGCGAGCTGGTCCACGCGGCGGACCCCGAAGTGACCGAGACGATCAAGCGCACCCGGCAGCCCTACTTCGTGCTCGAGGGCAACATCTGCGCCCTGCTGGCGGCGAAGGACCACGTCAACGTCTTCGTCTACGACGGCGGCATCGTCCCCGACCCCGAAGGCATCATCACCGCCGGGCACGGCAACAAGACCGCGCGGACCGTCGCCTTCCGGGAGGGCGAGCCGATCAACGCGCCCGCGCTCACCGCGATGTTCCGGCAGATCATCGCCAACAACCGGGCCGGCGGCTGGCGCAAGCTGAAGCGCGAGCAAGCCTGA